One window of Phycisphaeraceae bacterium genomic DNA carries:
- a CDS encoding ABC transporter ATP-binding protein produces MIETVNLTKRYGDLIALNNLNLTINEGDCFGFIGPNGAGKTTTIKILSTLLKPSSGQAQVAGLTVGYQNRQIRPLIGYVPDFMGAYEDMVVQEYLEFFAAAYNINGPQRKKIVHDVLELTDLGYKATAEVNSLSRGMQQRLSIARVLLHDPKVLLMDEPASGLDPRARIEIRELLKELKRMGKTILISSHILPELSELCNVVGIIERGTLLFSGTVAEILQKARLGHVVHVNVVDRHEEAASLLRKMPGVQKVAITNLDTGARNGPVLHVTYEDGSAGAGRNYADIPSVLVNGGFRVSMFTEEAVNLETAFMRLTKGLVQ; encoded by the coding sequence ATGATCGAGACCGTCAACCTAACCAAGCGATACGGCGATCTCATCGCGCTCAATAACCTCAACCTCACGATCAACGAGGGCGATTGCTTCGGCTTCATCGGCCCGAACGGCGCGGGCAAGACTACAACGATCAAGATCCTCTCGACGCTTCTGAAGCCCTCGAGCGGGCAGGCCCAGGTCGCGGGGCTCACTGTCGGCTATCAGAATCGACAGATCCGCCCCCTCATCGGCTATGTGCCCGATTTCATGGGCGCGTACGAGGACATGGTGGTCCAGGAGTATCTGGAGTTCTTCGCCGCGGCGTACAACATCAACGGCCCCCAGCGGAAGAAGATCGTTCACGATGTTCTCGAACTGACGGATCTCGGGTACAAGGCGACGGCGGAGGTGAACTCTCTGTCGCGGGGCATGCAGCAGCGGCTGAGCATCGCGCGGGTGCTACTGCACGATCCGAAGGTGCTGCTGATGGACGAGCCCGCGTCGGGGCTCGATCCGCGGGCCCGCATCGAGATCCGCGAACTCTTGAAGGAACTCAAGCGGATGGGGAAGACGATCCTCATCAGTTCTCACATCCTGCCGGAACTCTCGGAGTTGTGCAACGTGGTCGGCATCATCGAGCGAGGCACGCTGCTGTTCTCGGGTACAGTCGCGGAGATCCTGCAGAAGGCGCGTCTGGGGCATGTGGTGCATGTGAACGTGGTGGATCGTCACGAGGAGGCCGCCTCGCTCTTGAGAAAGATGCCCGGCGTGCAGAAGGTGGCGATCACGAACCTCGACACGGGGGCACGCAACGGGCCGGTGCTGCACGTGACCTACGAGGACGGTTCGGCCGGGGCGGGCAGGAACTACGCGGATATCCCGAGCGTGCTGGTCAACGGGGGGTTCCGCGTCAGCATGTTCACGGAAGAGGCAGTCAACCTCGAGACGGCGTTCATGCGCCTGACCAAGGGGTTGGTGCAGTGA
- a CDS encoding M20/M25/M40 family metallo-hydrolase — MSVDRVLSWLESNEQAGVDRLCDWLRIPSISTDPKFAGDVRRAAEWCAAHLRESGVDAEVRQTTTKDGEPGHPIVYAHVEGDASYTGPHVLFYGHYDVQPVDPIHLWESDPFQPVVRDARPGEPGGKRIVARGAVDDKGQVMMFLEAMRAWKEVTGKPAGGARMTILIEGEEESGSVSLEPFVKANASDLKKCDICLISDTGMLGRGKPAITYGVRGLAYTEVVLHASNQDLHSGLWGGRCPNPITELSRVLAQLHDKKRRVTIPGFYDDVVPLTKKERENWKKLKFNARAALKQIGLPPAADIGEQGYTAMEREWGRPTAEINGMLGGYTGPGAKTVIPSHASAKVSFRLVANQDPVKVTKAFFKWCKERTPPGCRWEFIDHHGGLGVTTPIESPTMKRVERAIKKATGKSPALIKSGGSIPVAGMLKGRLGIDTIFMGFGLDDDRVHSPNEKFELDCYRLGARSHAVLLHELIGG, encoded by the coding sequence ATGTCCGTTGATCGCGTGCTTTCGTGGCTTGAGTCGAACGAGCAGGCCGGAGTCGATCGCCTCTGCGATTGGCTGCGCATTCCCAGCATCAGCACCGATCCGAAGTTCGCGGGCGATGTGAGGCGAGCCGCGGAGTGGTGCGCCGCCCATCTGCGTGAGTCCGGCGTCGACGCCGAGGTTCGCCAGACGACGACCAAGGATGGGGAGCCCGGGCACCCGATCGTCTACGCCCACGTTGAGGGCGATGCTTCGTACACCGGTCCTCACGTGCTTTTCTACGGGCACTATGACGTGCAGCCCGTTGATCCGATCCATCTGTGGGAGAGCGATCCGTTCCAGCCCGTCGTCAGAGACGCCAGGCCCGGCGAGCCGGGCGGAAAGCGCATCGTCGCGCGCGGCGCTGTGGACGACAAGGGGCAGGTGATGATGTTCCTCGAGGCGATGCGTGCCTGGAAGGAGGTCACCGGCAAGCCCGCGGGCGGGGCGAGGATGACGATCCTGATCGAGGGCGAGGAAGAATCGGGATCGGTCTCGCTCGAGCCGTTTGTGAAGGCCAACGCCTCCGACCTCAAGAAGTGCGACATCTGCCTGATCTCTGACACGGGGATGCTGGGGCGAGGCAAGCCCGCGATCACCTACGGCGTCAGGGGGCTGGCGTACACCGAGGTCGTGCTGCACGCATCGAACCAGGATCTTCACTCGGGGTTGTGGGGCGGGCGTTGCCCGAATCCGATCACCGAGCTCTCGCGCGTGCTCGCGCAGTTGCACGACAAGAAGCGGCGCGTCACGATCCCCGGTTTCTATGACGACGTGGTCCCGCTGACAAAGAAGGAGCGGGAGAACTGGAAGAAACTGAAGTTCAACGCGCGGGCCGCGTTGAAGCAGATCGGCCTGCCGCCCGCTGCGGATATCGGCGAGCAGGGCTACACGGCGATGGAGCGTGAGTGGGGGCGTCCGACGGCGGAGATCAACGGCATGCTCGGCGGGTACACCGGCCCCGGGGCCAAGACGGTGATTCCCAGCCACGCGAGCGCGAAGGTCTCGTTCCGTCTGGTTGCGAACCAGGACCCGGTGAAGGTCACCAAGGCGTTCTTCAAGTGGTGCAAGGAGCGCACGCCGCCGGGCTGCCGGTGGGAGTTCATCGACCACCACGGCGGGCTTGGCGTGACGACGCCGATCGAGTCGCCGACGATGAAACGCGTCGAGCGTGCGATCAAGAAGGCGACGGGCAAGTCACCCGCCCTGATCAAGAGCGGCGGCTCGATCCCCGTGGCGGGCATGCTGAAGGGGCGCCTCGGGATCGACACGATCTTCATGGGCTTCGGGCTGGACGATGATCGGGTCCACAGCCCGAACGAGAAGTTCGAGCTCGATTGCTACCGCCTCGGTGCCCGCTCTCACGCGGTGCTCCTGCATGAACTGATCGGGGGCTGA
- a CDS encoding PEP-CTERM sorting domain-containing protein yields the protein MKKTLALVAFAGIAAVANADVLAQFTFETSLPLNAGPHAAEVGTGNASAFHATSSTYGSVVGNGSSRSFSSNGWSVGDYYQFTTSTVGYTGITFGWDHTSSGTGPRDFVVLVSNDGVNFTNIGSALVLVNGAPNTPWSGVTYNPVFTFSPISAPALADNQGNVTFRIQMSSNVSANGGTVASAGTSRVDNIIIEGTLIPAPGALALVGLGGLVAGRRRR from the coding sequence ATGAAGAAGACCCTTGCTCTGGTTGCGTTCGCCGGCATCGCTGCCGTCGCCAACGCTGATGTTCTCGCGCAGTTCACGTTCGAGACTTCGCTCCCATTGAACGCTGGCCCGCACGCCGCGGAAGTCGGCACCGGCAACGCCTCCGCGTTCCACGCCACGTCTTCGACCTACGGCAGCGTCGTCGGCAACGGCTCCTCACGCTCCTTCAGCTCCAATGGCTGGAGCGTCGGTGACTACTACCAGTTCACCACCAGCACTGTCGGCTACACCGGCATCACCTTCGGCTGGGACCACACCTCCAGCGGCACCGGCCCCCGCGATTTCGTCGTCCTCGTCAGCAACGACGGCGTCAACTTCACCAACATCGGTTCCGCTCTTGTTCTGGTCAACGGCGCCCCCAACACCCCGTGGAGCGGCGTCACCTACAACCCTGTGTTCACCTTCTCCCCGATCTCCGCTCCGGCTCTCGCTGACAACCAGGGCAACGTCACCTTCCGTATCCAGATGAGCAGCAACGTTTCCGCCAACGGCGGCACCGTTGCCTCCGCCGGCACCAGCCGCGTTGACAACATCATCATCGAGGGCACCCTCATCCCGGCTCCGGGCGCTCTCGCCCTCGTCGGCCTCGGCGGTCTCGTCGCTGGCCGTCGCCGTCGCTGA
- a CDS encoding PepSY domain-containing protein produces the protein MQTGGSSSLLDGIESSPAAGRRASGASASPSRDPKAIAMAVGGAIIFIVAIVLIVRAVSSVTAGVGDGSRIRVAIDAETGKVFRDFRIKDGETWPWKHPSTGRATLYPTEQCYWTADGQAKLEPTHVLLNSIIGKDEKTICPDCGREVVAHNPMPPTDLMLKAAESLKR, from the coding sequence ATGCAAACGGGCGGTTCATCGTCGCTCTTGGATGGGATCGAATCATCGCCCGCGGCAGGCCGTCGGGCGAGCGGCGCGTCCGCTTCGCCCTCCCGTGATCCCAAAGCGATCGCCATGGCCGTCGGCGGTGCGATCATTTTCATTGTCGCGATCGTGCTGATTGTGCGGGCGGTCTCGAGCGTCACGGCCGGTGTCGGCGATGGATCTCGTATTCGCGTGGCGATCGACGCCGAGACCGGAAAGGTCTTTAGGGATTTCCGCATCAAGGATGGCGAGACCTGGCCGTGGAAGCACCCTTCGACCGGACGGGCGACCCTCTACCCGACCGAGCAGTGCTACTGGACCGCGGATGGCCAGGCGAAGCTCGAACCGACCCATGTGCTGCTGAACAGCATCATCGGCAAAGACGAGAAGACCATCTGTCCGGACTGCGGACGCGAGGTTGTTGCTCATAATCCGATGCCGCCGACGGACCTGATGCTCAAGGCCGCGGAAAGTCTCAAACGCTGA
- a CDS encoding endonuclease/exonuclease/phosphatase family protein, whose amino-acid sequence MRKHAAWLLGIGLVGIGTVLGGAALLAESSLRDQPARSQPPQERPETPPRREIPALPPAKPVVGEIRFGTTEVPARTPGAFRMATYNVENLFDEHDDPALSGDQDDLPMTKPIEHREALAAAIRAINADVIALQEVESHDALIWFRNLYLSDMGYEHVASIDAGDSRGIENSVLSRYPLSNARVWPGAPLGGVHPATYGTRGQPNWFAGEPLEFRRSPLAVDLTIPSGTEIGGVAIDAPFEMTLFVVHHKSGSGSGYWREAEATKIVALMGEVASVSPGRPIAVLGDFNSVPTDKVLEIYREKGMIDTLAGRSTTDPDRAKHITHASERTIDFVLVNQALAAKIVPGSPFVFGTIVLPRGADYRSVDPPAGYASDHFPVVVDVFAGGSGTPDKGEEGVKVRAPE is encoded by the coding sequence ATGAGAAAGCACGCGGCGTGGCTCCTGGGCATAGGGCTGGTCGGGATCGGCACCGTTCTCGGCGGCGCGGCATTGCTCGCAGAGTCCTCGCTCCGGGATCAGCCGGCGCGATCTCAGCCCCCGCAGGAACGCCCTGAGACACCCCCTCGCCGAGAGATCCCGGCTCTGCCCCCTGCCAAGCCGGTTGTCGGTGAGATCCGGTTCGGAACCACCGAGGTACCGGCGAGGACGCCCGGCGCGTTCCGCATGGCGACATACAACGTCGAGAATCTCTTTGACGAGCACGACGACCCTGCCCTCTCAGGTGATCAGGACGATCTGCCCATGACCAAGCCGATCGAGCATCGCGAGGCGCTCGCCGCGGCGATTCGCGCGATCAATGCCGATGTCATCGCGCTGCAGGAAGTCGAGTCACACGACGCTCTCATCTGGTTCCGCAATCTCTACCTTTCGGATATGGGGTACGAGCACGTGGCATCGATCGACGCCGGCGATTCGCGCGGCATTGAGAACAGCGTGCTGTCGAGGTATCCGCTCTCGAACGCGCGGGTGTGGCCCGGCGCGCCGCTGGGCGGTGTCCACCCGGCGACCTACGGAACCCGGGGCCAGCCGAACTGGTTTGCCGGTGAGCCCCTTGAGTTCCGGCGGTCACCCCTCGCGGTGGATCTCACGATCCCCTCGGGCACAGAGATCGGCGGGGTCGCGATCGACGCCCCCTTCGAGATGACGCTGTTCGTGGTTCACCATAAATCCGGTTCCGGGAGTGGCTACTGGCGCGAGGCGGAGGCGACGAAAATAGTCGCCCTGATGGGCGAGGTTGCCTCGGTCTCACCCGGCCGGCCGATCGCCGTGCTTGGGGACTTCAATTCCGTGCCGACCGACAAGGTGCTGGAGATCTACCGCGAGAAGGGGATGATCGACACCCTCGCGGGACGCTCCACCACCGACCCCGACCGCGCGAAGCACATCACGCACGCCTCCGAGCGGACGATCGACTTTGTCCTTGTCAATCAAGCGCTTGCGGCCAAGATCGTGCCCGGCTCCCCGTTCGTCTTCGGAACGATCGTCCTCCCGCGTGGGGCTGATTACAGGAGTGTGGACCCTCCCGCGGGATACGCCTCGGACCACTTTCCGGTCGTTGTGGATGTCTTTGCGGGGGGTTCGGGAACACCTGACAAAGGTGAAGAGGGCGTGAAGGTCCGGGCACCCGAGTAG
- the ispH gene encoding 4-hydroxy-3-methylbut-2-enyl diphosphate reductase, translating to MRLLLANPRGFCAGVQMAVEVVDQVLDVFPDEAIYVYHEIVHNKHVVGRFRSRGVRFVETIEEIPAGSIVVFSAHGISPAVRELAKSRGLTAIDATCPLVTKVHSEAIRYARQGYQILLIGHADHQEVIGTRGEAPEAIQVVETPEDIPSLMVHDPERLVYLTQTTLSTDDANIIIDALKRAFPQIKEPPSSDICYATTNRQHAVRQIAPECDLVLVVGSKNSSNSVRLTEIAQNVGTPGRLIDDASGLDFAWFPRGDETVLVTAGASAPENLVAEVCRVLLTRFGGTIEQRDVFEEDIEFALPAALRRVMTEKGIDSNRAIRVGKPEVTAELYGAVPLTVSAGQRERGA from the coding sequence ATGCGATTGCTTCTCGCCAATCCGAGGGGGTTCTGCGCCGGGGTCCAGATGGCCGTGGAGGTCGTGGACCAGGTGCTGGATGTCTTTCCTGACGAGGCGATCTATGTCTACCACGAGATTGTTCACAACAAGCACGTCGTCGGGCGGTTCCGGTCGCGTGGCGTTCGGTTCGTGGAGACCATCGAGGAAATCCCGGCGGGCTCCATCGTGGTCTTCTCCGCGCACGGCATCTCGCCCGCGGTGCGTGAGCTGGCAAAGTCGCGCGGGCTGACCGCGATCGACGCGACGTGCCCGCTGGTCACAAAGGTGCACTCGGAGGCGATCCGCTACGCCAGACAGGGGTACCAGATCCTGCTCATCGGCCACGCCGACCACCAGGAGGTAATCGGGACGCGGGGCGAGGCGCCGGAGGCGATCCAGGTGGTGGAGACGCCCGAGGACATTCCGTCGCTGATGGTGCACGATCCGGAGCGGCTCGTCTATCTCACGCAGACCACGCTCAGCACGGACGATGCGAACATCATCATCGACGCGCTCAAGCGGGCGTTTCCGCAGATCAAGGAGCCGCCAAGCTCGGATATCTGCTACGCGACGACGAACCGCCAGCACGCGGTGCGGCAGATCGCGCCGGAGTGTGATCTTGTGCTGGTCGTGGGATCGAAGAACTCGTCGAACTCGGTGCGGCTGACAGAGATTGCGCAGAATGTGGGGACGCCGGGTCGATTGATCGATGATGCGTCGGGGCTGGATTTCGCGTGGTTTCCGAGGGGTGATGAGACGGTGCTGGTGACGGCGGGGGCGTCGGCGCCGGAGAACCTGGTGGCGGAGGTCTGCCGCGTGCTTTTGACGAGGTTCGGCGGGACGATCGAGCAGCGGGACGTGTTCGAGGAGGACATCGAGTTCGCACTCCCTGCGGCGCTGCGTCGGGTGATGACGGAGAAAGGAATCGACTCGAACCGCGCGATCAGGGTCGGCAAGCCGGAGGTGACGGCGGAGTTGTACGGCGCGGTGCCGCTGACGGTCTCGGCGGGCCAGCGGGAGCGCGGCGCGTGA
- the rlmN gene encoding 23S rRNA (adenine(2503)-C(2))-methyltransferase RlmN yields MKHPTNHIFGHTPETLGTWCDERRLPAFRAKQILDWVYAKGVVDPEAMSNLSKREREMLREEMVFLSGDVLAHQQASDGTQKLLVQWTDGDAKPVSGAPEAGTLALPVLGSHVEPDMKRQTECVMIPADDRRTACISSQVGCPVGCRFCASGLSGLDGNLSAGRIVEQVWRLSRILRGTDEVGRVTNVVFMGMGEPLSNLGAVVPAVRTLAAPWGMGISARRITISTVGLPKAIEKLAEQLDLPVTLALSLHAPDDAIRRQLIPWAEYTTIEELLGACQKWFQKTGREITLEYTLLRGVNDRPQHAKQLAELAKTLRANVNLIRYNEVEGLEFKRPRTDDVLAFQQILVQGRVNAHIRASRGRDIAAACGQLRHQHQTA; encoded by the coding sequence GTGAAGCATCCGACGAATCACATCTTCGGGCACACACCCGAGACGCTGGGGACGTGGTGCGATGAACGGCGCCTGCCCGCGTTCCGGGCGAAGCAGATCCTCGACTGGGTGTACGCGAAGGGCGTCGTTGATCCCGAAGCGATGTCGAACCTCTCGAAGCGCGAGCGTGAGATGCTTCGGGAGGAGATGGTCTTTCTCTCGGGCGATGTGCTCGCGCACCAGCAAGCATCGGACGGGACCCAGAAGCTGCTCGTGCAGTGGACGGACGGGGATGCGAAACCGGTGTCGGGCGCGCCTGAGGCGGGGACGCTGGCGCTGCCGGTTCTCGGGTCGCACGTCGAGCCGGACATGAAGCGTCAGACCGAGTGCGTGATGATCCCGGCGGATGACCGGCGGACGGCGTGCATCTCGTCGCAGGTCGGATGCCCGGTGGGGTGCCGCTTCTGTGCATCGGGGCTCTCCGGGCTGGACGGGAACCTCTCGGCTGGGCGGATCGTGGAGCAGGTGTGGCGGCTGAGCCGGATCCTCCGCGGGACGGACGAGGTCGGGCGGGTCACGAATGTGGTGTTCATGGGGATGGGCGAGCCGCTGTCGAACTTGGGAGCGGTGGTGCCGGCGGTTCGGACGCTGGCGGCGCCGTGGGGGATGGGGATCTCCGCGCGGCGCATCACCATCTCCACCGTCGGACTTCCCAAGGCGATCGAGAAGCTGGCGGAGCAGCTCGACCTGCCGGTGACGCTGGCGCTCTCGCTGCACGCGCCGGACGACGCGATCCGGCGGCAGCTGATCCCGTGGGCGGAGTACACGACGATCGAGGAGCTGCTCGGCGCGTGCCAGAAGTGGTTCCAGAAGACGGGTCGCGAGATCACGCTGGAGTACACGCTGCTTCGAGGAGTGAACGACAGGCCTCAGCACGCCAAGCAGCTGGCGGAACTGGCCAAGACGCTGCGCGCGAACGTGAATCTGATCCGGTACAACGAGGTCGAGGGGCTGGAGTTCAAGCGGCCCCGGACGGATGACGTGCTGGCGTTCCAGCAGATCCTGGTGCAGGGACGGGTGAATGCGCACATTCGTGCGTCGCGCGGGCGGGACATTGCCGCGGCGTGCGGGCAGTTGCGTCACCAGCACCAGACGGCCTGA
- a CDS encoding TIGR02206 family membrane protein, protein MLSTFETNSPLHIATAGLLFVSMGVASVLGRRWKDTPRELLFRRVWAWSTIAWQIASVGFWAWPTHFDLAESLPLHLCDIAAWIAPLALLTQKRWLRSVLYFWAIGLSTQAFFTPVLDEGPAHPRFWFFWIGHTQIVGSAIYDVAALGFRPRAKDFFYGVLANAAFFAIVMPVNLIWGVNYGFVGNVTPVHPTLIDKLGPWPLRVVWIFLLVHSIMLALWLVWPLGEAIRRRRAGGRADSSLN, encoded by the coding sequence ATGCTGAGCACCTTCGAGACCAATAGCCCGCTCCATATCGCGACCGCGGGACTGCTCTTTGTCTCGATGGGTGTCGCGTCCGTGCTCGGCAGACGATGGAAAGACACGCCTCGTGAACTCCTCTTCCGACGCGTCTGGGCGTGGTCCACCATCGCCTGGCAGATCGCATCGGTCGGGTTCTGGGCCTGGCCGACCCACTTCGACCTTGCAGAGAGTCTCCCCCTGCATCTCTGCGACATCGCTGCCTGGATCGCCCCTCTCGCCCTGTTGACGCAGAAACGCTGGCTCCGCTCTGTGCTTTACTTCTGGGCGATCGGTCTCTCGACACAAGCGTTCTTCACACCCGTGCTCGACGAGGGTCCGGCACACCCTCGGTTCTGGTTCTTCTGGATCGGACATACACAGATTGTCGGATCGGCGATCTACGACGTGGCGGCGCTCGGCTTCCGACCACGAGCCAAGGACTTTTTCTATGGCGTCCTGGCAAACGCGGCGTTCTTTGCGATCGTCATGCCCGTGAACCTGATATGGGGCGTGAACTACGGATTCGTCGGCAACGTGACCCCCGTGCACCCGACACTCATCGATAAACTCGGCCCCTGGCCCCTCCGGGTCGTCTGGATCTTCCTCCTGGTTCACTCAATCATGCTGGCGTTGTGGCTGGTCTGGCCGCTCGGCGAAGCAATCCGGCGGCGTCGCGCAGGTGGCCGGGCGGATTCCTCACTAAACTGA
- a CDS encoding undecaprenyl/decaprenyl-phosphate alpha-N-acetylglucosaminyl 1-phosphate transferase has translation MTPLVLSLLAPAFAISLVLTAALIRLGHRLGTFDSAGVPGQIKAERRRVPNTGGVAIFWGTVLPLVAGLAAISVAGDGTWVPEAMRPYITGAKSQVGTASVLLGCLALLHAMGMIDDRKPLGPFGKLVVMLAPGVAIPLLTDTRLLTFLESHVGGPWLSITLTAVWLVAVTNAMNFIDNMDGLAGGIVVIAGGCFLGASLINGQWFIASVLTLLIGATLGFLVFNHPARNPARIFMGDGGSLVVGFLLAFLAVRITYVGDAADVRGGNWYAALMPLVVLAVPLYDLVSVTLLRLSQGKSPFVGDMQHLSHRIASRGLSKRHTVTIIHIATASTAITGIFLARLEPWQAVLAGVQVALVLGLLALLEFAPHVRGLGAEKGNA, from the coding sequence ATGACACCTCTCGTGCTGTCGCTCCTCGCGCCGGCCTTCGCCATTTCCCTCGTGCTCACAGCCGCACTCATCCGGCTCGGCCATCGACTCGGCACGTTCGATTCGGCGGGCGTGCCCGGCCAGATCAAGGCAGAGCGACGGCGGGTGCCGAACACAGGAGGCGTAGCGATTTTCTGGGGGACGGTGCTGCCGCTCGTGGCGGGGCTCGCCGCGATCTCGGTCGCGGGGGACGGCACGTGGGTGCCCGAGGCGATGAGGCCATACATCACGGGCGCGAAATCTCAGGTAGGAACCGCGAGTGTGTTGCTCGGATGCCTCGCGCTCCTGCACGCGATGGGCATGATCGATGATCGCAAGCCGCTCGGGCCATTCGGCAAACTGGTCGTGATGCTCGCGCCCGGCGTGGCAATCCCGCTCCTCACCGATACGCGCCTTCTCACGTTTCTTGAATCGCACGTCGGCGGCCCGTGGCTCTCGATCACCCTCACGGCCGTCTGGCTCGTCGCGGTCACGAACGCGATGAACTTCATCGACAACATGGATGGGCTCGCAGGCGGCATCGTCGTGATCGCCGGGGGCTGCTTTCTCGGCGCATCCCTCATCAACGGGCAGTGGTTCATCGCGTCCGTGCTCACGCTCCTGATCGGGGCGACGCTGGGATTCCTCGTCTTCAACCACCCCGCCCGCAATCCGGCCCGGATCTTCATGGGCGATGGCGGCTCTCTCGTCGTCGGCTTCCTCCTCGCATTCCTTGCCGTGCGGATCACGTATGTGGGCGATGCAGCGGACGTGCGGGGTGGGAACTGGTACGCGGCTCTCATGCCGCTCGTTGTTCTCGCAGTGCCCCTGTACGACCTTGTGAGCGTCACTTTGCTCCGACTCTCTCAAGGCAAGAGCCCATTTGTGGGCGACATGCAGCACCTCTCGCACCGCATCGCTTCGCGAGGGCTCTCCAAACGGCACACCGTCACGATCATTCACATCGCGACGGCATCGACCGCGATCACAGGCATCTTTCTGGCTCGGCTCGAACCCTGGCAGGCGGTGCTCGCCGGCGTGCAGGTGGCGCTTGTGCTCGGGCTCCTCGCGCTGCTGGAGTTCGCGCCGCACGTGCGCGGTCTTGGTGCAGAGAAGGGGAACGCATGA